One genomic region from Chloroflexota bacterium encodes:
- a CDS encoding exonuclease SbcCD subunit D, translating to MKLLHFSDLHLGVETYGHIDPATGLSSRLGDFLRCLDVVVERALEGDVDLVLFCGDAYKSRRPEPTEQREFARRLARLASKDVPVLLLTGNHDTPAGVGRAAALEVFPALAVKNLTVAHRAGTFRVETKSGPLQVVALPWPRPGAFLAREEARGLGMEELDRRVEEKVYGVLDEEVKNLDPGVPAVLAAHFWVYGAKVGSERGMVVGREPVFQAANLAREAFSYIALGHIHRQQILRQDRPVVAYSGSLERLDFSEEGGEKGFFVVDIKGKEALPTFHPTPARRFLTIEINPDPGADPTRAVLEAISLRAEEIKGAIVRVQVKLVEGAAINEAEVRKALREAYFALPLAVQVERKARPRLDVEARGLPPEKALELYLEIKQVPAERKARLLEYGKRLLREKLEGV from the coding sequence GTGAAGCTCCTCCATTTCTCTGACCTTCACCTGGGGGTTGAAACCTACGGGCATATAGACCCCGCCACGGGGCTTTCCTCCCGCCTGGGGGACTTTCTGCGCTGCCTGGATGTGGTGGTTGAGCGGGCATTGGAGGGGGATGTTGACCTGGTCCTCTTCTGCGGGGACGCCTACAAGAGCCGCCGCCCCGAGCCCACGGAGCAGAGGGAGTTTGCCCGCAGGCTCGCCAGGCTGGCCTCAAAAGACGTTCCCGTCCTTCTCCTTACGGGGAACCACGATACGCCCGCCGGGGTGGGGAGGGCGGCGGCCCTGGAGGTCTTCCCCGCTCTGGCCGTGAAGAACCTCACCGTGGCCCACCGGGCCGGGACCTTCCGGGTGGAAACAAAATCGGGCCCCTTGCAGGTAGTGGCCCTGCCCTGGCCCCGCCCGGGGGCCTTCCTCGCCAGGGAGGAGGCCCGGGGCCTGGGCATGGAGGAGCTGGACCGGAGGGTGGAGGAGAAAGTCTACGGGGTGCTTGACGAAGAAGTAAAGAACCTGGACCCGGGGGTGCCGGCGGTGCTGGCGGCCCACTTCTGGGTCTACGGGGCAAAGGTGGGCTCGGAGAGGGGGATGGTGGTGGGGAGGGAGCCGGTCTTCCAGGCGGCCAACCTGGCCCGCGAGGCCTTCTCCTATATCGCCCTGGGCCATATCCACCGCCAGCAAATCCTGCGGCAGGACCGCCCGGTTGTAGCCTACTCCGGGAGCCTGGAGCGGCTGGACTTCTCGGAGGAGGGGGGTGAGAAGGGCTTCTTCGTTGTTGACATAAAGGGGAAAGAGGCCCTCCCCACCTTCCACCCCACCCCCGCCCGCCGTTTTCTCACCATAGAGATAAACCCCGACCCGGGGGCCGACCCCACCCGGGCCGTGCTGGAGGCCATCTCGCTTAGGGCAGAGGAAATCAAGGGGGCCATTGTCCGGGTGCAGGTGAAGCTGGTGGAGGGGGCTGCTATCAACGAGGCCGAGGTGAGAAAGGCCCTGAGGGAGGCCTATTTCGCCCTGCCGCTGGCTGTCCAGGTAGAGAGGAAGGCCCGCCCCCGCCTGGACGTGGAAGCCCGCGGCCTCCCCCCCGAAAAGGCCCTGGAGCTGTATCTAGAGATAAAACAGGTCCCCGCAGAGAGAAAGGCCCGGCTCCTGGAGTATGGCAAGAGACTACTACGGGAGAAACTGGAAGGGGTCTAG
- the ade gene encoding adenine deaminase: MRDLIAVARGEAPADLVLKNARIINTFTGEIEKASVAVHQDRIAGVGDYRQGKEVLDLEGSYLCPGLIDGHVHPESSYLHPAQYAMAVVPRGTTAIVTDLHEIANVAGLEGLRFFLRWSKRLPLDLFLLAPSCVPATPLETAGASLGPQEIKRALGWKGVVGLGEMMNFPGVLAGDSHVLEKLSAARGKVRDGHAPGLGGKDLNAYIASGISSDHETTTYEEGQEKLRRGMWLMLREGSSEKNLEALLPLVTDKTYHRCLLVVDDRTCGDILREGDMDAVVRRAIALGLDPVRAIALATLNPARRFGLEGYGAVAPGYIANLIAVRDLKEFRVDLIFHHGRLVAREGRPLFSSRPRHALASTMKVRSFSREDLKLPAARAPLPVIQVIPGQILTRKAHLPLKIERGEVVPDPQRDILKAVVVERHRATGNIGLGLVRGFGLREGALASSVAHDSHNIVAVGAGDADLYAAIQEIIRLGGGLVVTRGGKALASLPLPIAGLLSDLPLEEVVARLERLQALARGLGCPLPSPFATLSFIALPVIPELRLTDKGLVDVDSFRVID, encoded by the coding sequence ATGAGAGACCTCATCGCCGTGGCCCGGGGGGAGGCCCCCGCCGACTTGGTGCTGAAGAACGCCCGCATCATCAACACCTTCACCGGGGAGATAGAAAAGGCCAGCGTAGCCGTGCACCAGGACAGGATAGCCGGGGTGGGGGACTACCGGCAGGGAAAAGAGGTCCTGGACCTGGAGGGGAGCTATCTCTGCCCCGGGCTCATTGACGGCCATGTCCACCCCGAGAGCAGCTATCTCCATCCCGCCCAGTATGCCATGGCGGTGGTGCCCCGTGGCACTACGGCCATCGTTACTGACCTGCATGAGATAGCCAATGTGGCCGGGCTGGAGGGCCTGCGCTTCTTCCTCCGCTGGTCAAAGAGGCTGCCCCTGGACCTCTTCCTCCTGGCCCCCTCCTGCGTCCCCGCCACCCCCCTGGAGACCGCCGGGGCAAGCCTGGGCCCCCAGGAAATAAAAAGGGCCCTGGGCTGGAAAGGGGTGGTGGGCCTGGGGGAGATGATGAACTTCCCCGGCGTCCTGGCCGGGGATAGCCATGTCCTGGAAAAGCTCTCCGCCGCCCGGGGTAAGGTCCGGGACGGCCACGCCCCGGGGCTTGGCGGGAAGGACCTCAATGCCTATATTGCCTCGGGCATCTCCTCCGACCACGAGACAACTACCTATGAGGAGGGGCAGGAGAAGCTGAGGCGCGGGATGTGGCTGATGCTCAGGGAAGGCTCCTCCGAGAAGAACCTGGAGGCCCTCCTCCCCCTGGTGACGGACAAGACCTATCACCGCTGTCTGCTGGTGGTGGATGACCGCACCTGTGGGGACATCTTGCGGGAGGGGGACATGGATGCGGTGGTCCGCCGGGCCATCGCCCTGGGGCTGGACCCGGTGAGGGCCATAGCCCTGGCCACCCTCAACCCCGCCCGCCGCTTCGGCCTTGAGGGCTACGGGGCCGTAGCCCCCGGGTATATAGCCAACCTCATCGCGGTAAGAGACCTGAAGGAGTTCCGCGTGGACCTGATCTTCCACCACGGCCGGCTGGTGGCCCGAGAGGGCAGGCCCCTCTTCTCCTCCCGGCCCCGCCATGCCCTGGCCTCAACCATGAAGGTCAGGTCCTTTTCCAGAGAGGACCTGAAGCTCCCCGCCGCCCGCGCCCCCCTCCCCGTCATCCAGGTCATCCCGGGCCAGATTCTCACCCGGAAGGCCCATTTACCCCTCAAAATAGAAAGGGGCGAAGTCGTCCCGGACCCACAGAGGGACATCCTGAAGGCGGTGGTGGTGGAGCGGCACCGGGCCACGGGGAACATCGGCCTGGGGCTGGTGAGGGGCTTCGGCCTGCGGGAGGGGGCCCTGGCCTCCTCCGTGGCCCACGACTCCCACAACATCGTGGCCGTAGGGGCCGGGGATGCGGACCTCTACGCCGCCATACAGGAGATAATCAGGCTGGGCGGGGGGCTGGTGGTGACGAGGGGCGGAAAAGCCCTGGCCTCCCTCCCCCTCCCCATCGCCGGGCTTTTATCCGACCTGCCCCTAGAGGAGGTGGTGGCCCGGCTGGAGAGGCTCCAGGCCCTGGCCCGGGGGCTGGGCTGCCCCCTCCCCTCGCCGTTCGCCACCCTCTCGTTTATTGCCCTCCCCGTCATCCCCGAACTCAGACTCACGGACAAGGGCCTGGTGGATGTGGACTCTTTCCGTGTTATTGACTAA
- a CDS encoding MBL fold metallo-hydrolase — protein sequence MSKPLTGCPLPPILKEMPQIQEVADKTYRLEARLPQEKGLFSFYSIYLIDEGGGALIEPGPAAVVPDIREGMDKLRMGSLSYILPTHIHMDHAGATGMLARLFPQARVVVHPSGARHMTDPARLIESTRLALGADFEERYGPILPVPPAQLHIPEDGETLSLDGRKLQVVYSPGHAPHHLSYLDMKTGGLFCGEALGLPEHGTPLPYTPQPSFDLEVYLESMEKLRALRPKILFFSHQGVGKEPERLISLAKENARAFSDIILQALKAGATQQEIEGKIRDYLHKRFGAAADMSDPSLTIAGYTLYFKRKGLLPASN from the coding sequence ATGTCAAAGCCATTGACAGGATGCCCCCTCCCCCCTATCCTCAAGGAAATGCCCCAAATCCAGGAAGTAGCTGATAAGACCTACCGCCTGGAGGCCCGGCTGCCCCAGGAGAAGGGCCTCTTTTCTTTCTATTCCATCTACCTGATAGATGAGGGGGGAGGGGCCCTTATTGAGCCCGGCCCTGCCGCCGTGGTGCCCGATATCCGTGAGGGGATGGACAAGCTGAGAATGGGGAGCCTGTCCTATATCCTCCCCACCCACATCCACATGGACCATGCCGGTGCGACAGGGATGCTGGCCCGCCTCTTCCCCCAGGCCAGGGTCGTGGTGCACCCCTCGGGGGCAAGGCACATGACAGACCCCGCCCGGCTAATTGAGAGCACCAGGCTAGCCCTGGGGGCCGACTTTGAGGAGCGCTACGGCCCCATCCTGCCCGTCCCCCCGGCCCAGCTCCATATTCCGGAGGACGGGGAGACCCTCTCCCTGGATGGCCGGAAGCTACAGGTAGTCTACTCCCCCGGCCACGCACCCCATCATCTGTCCTATCTGGACATGAAGACCGGGGGCCTCTTCTGCGGGGAGGCCCTGGGACTTCCCGAACACGGCACGCCGCTGCCCTACACCCCCCAGCCTAGCTTTGACCTGGAGGTCTACCTGGAGAGCATGGAAAAGCTCCGGGCCCTCCGGCCCAAAATCCTCTTCTTTTCCCACCAGGGTGTGGGGAAGGAGCCAGAGAGGCTCATATCTCTGGCCAAGGAGAATGCCCGGGCTTTCAGCGATATCATCCTCCAAGCCCTGAAAGCGGGGGCCACCCAGCAGGAAATAGAAGGGAAGATTAGGGACTATCTTCACAAAAGGTTCGGGGCCGCGGCGGACATGAGCGACCCATCCCTGACCATCGCCGGCTACACCCTCTACTTCAAGAGGAAGGGCCTCCTGCCCGCGAGCAACTAG
- a CDS encoding YIP1 family protein: MKAFVSYIGGTITRPRNTFVRLLADSRRYRYGLISMLAIVTLYTLAILLLELADADITIPAWLAIPAENYYFWEVFFIAPVMILAWILAAGVVQVLGRCFGGDGEYEDVFTLLGFGIAVPTYTTLIADWATALLFLSGAISQTKWLQLTSHGFWQVFVLGYLGAQLIWLIALFCIAAATVHKLRWRRAAFPGIVGVLVYQITLLVFIR; this comes from the coding sequence ATGAAAGCATTTGTGTCGTACATTGGCGGCACTATCACCAGGCCACGCAACACTTTCGTCAGGCTGTTGGCTGACAGCCGGCGCTACAGGTATGGCCTTATTTCTATGCTCGCCATCGTGACTCTCTACACTCTGGCGATTCTGCTTCTGGAATTGGCCGATGCCGATATCACCATTCCGGCATGGCTTGCCATTCCTGCTGAGAACTACTACTTCTGGGAAGTGTTCTTCATCGCGCCAGTAATGATTCTGGCATGGATACTGGCGGCAGGAGTTGTGCAGGTCTTGGGCAGATGTTTTGGGGGAGATGGAGAATACGAGGACGTGTTCACTCTTCTCGGTTTTGGGATAGCAGTCCCTACATACACTACCCTTATTGCCGACTGGGCGACCGCTCTTCTGTTCCTCTCTGGCGCAATTAGCCAGACGAAGTGGTTGCAGCTTACCTCCCACGGATTCTGGCAGGTCTTCGTTCTCGGCTATCTCGGTGCCCAGTTGATATGGCTGATTGCCCTTTTCTGTATTGCTGCCGCTACAGTCCATAAGCTCCGCTGGCGGCGAGCCGCGTTCCCTGGTATCGTTGGCGTGTTGGTCTATCAGATAACGCTCCTAGTCTTCATCAGGTAG
- a CDS encoding glycine--tRNA ligase — translation MAAKVDMEKLVSLCKRRGFIFPGSEIYGGLGAFWDYGPLGVELKSNVRQAWWRAVVQERDDVVGLDSAILMHPQTWVASGHVQGFTDPLVECKSCHLRWREDMARDGRCPSCGGELTEPRMFNLMFRTHVGPVEEDSTVVYLRPETAQGIFLNFQNILASSRKKVPFGIAQIGKAFRNEISPGNFIFRTREFEQMEMEYFVRPGTDEEWFKYWVEERFNWYLSLGIKKENLRLRPHGKDELAHYAKDCHDVEYLFPMGWSELEGIANRGDFDLRQHSQSSGKALDYFDEETGQHFIPYVIEPSAGVDRTALALLVDAYDEEPDKEGIRVVLRFKFSMAPVQMAVLPLSRKENLTKLAGELYSRLRKSFRCQYDDAQSIGRRYRRQDEIGTPLCLTVDFQSLEDHMATLRHRDSMEQIRVPIAVLEPTLSAKLEGESFLTLPPGGQVWLGQRGENSSSPSP, via the coding sequence ATGGCTGCCAAGGTGGATATGGAGAAGCTGGTCTCCCTCTGCAAGAGGCGGGGCTTTATTTTCCCGGGGAGCGAGATATACGGGGGGCTGGGGGCCTTCTGGGACTACGGGCCCCTGGGGGTGGAGCTGAAAAGCAATGTGCGCCAGGCTTGGTGGCGGGCTGTGGTCCAGGAGCGGGACGATGTGGTGGGGCTGGATTCCGCCATCCTGATGCACCCCCAGACCTGGGTGGCCTCGGGGCATGTCCAGGGCTTCACCGACCCCCTGGTGGAGTGCAAGAGCTGTCACTTGCGCTGGAGGGAAGATATGGCCAGGGACGGGCGCTGTCCCTCCTGCGGTGGGGAACTCACCGAGCCACGGATGTTCAACCTGATGTTCAGGACTCATGTGGGCCCCGTGGAGGAGGACTCCACTGTGGTCTATCTTCGCCCCGAGACCGCCCAGGGCATCTTCCTCAATTTCCAGAACATCCTGGCCTCCAGCCGCAAGAAGGTCCCCTTCGGCATTGCCCAGATAGGCAAGGCCTTCCGCAATGAGATAAGCCCCGGCAACTTCATCTTCCGCACCCGGGAGTTTGAGCAGATGGAGATGGAATATTTCGTCCGGCCCGGGACCGATGAGGAGTGGTTCAAATACTGGGTGGAGGAACGGTTCAACTGGTATCTGTCCCTGGGCATAAAGAAGGAGAACCTCCGCCTCCGCCCGCACGGCAAGGATGAGCTGGCCCACTATGCCAAGGACTGCCACGATGTGGAGTACCTCTTCCCCATGGGATGGTCGGAGCTGGAGGGGATTGCCAACCGGGGGGACTTTGACCTGAGGCAGCACTCCCAGTCCAGCGGCAAGGCCCTGGACTATTTTGACGAGGAGACCGGCCAGCACTTTATCCCCTATGTCATTGAGCCCTCGGCAGGGGTGGACCGCACCGCCCTGGCCCTCCTGGTGGATGCCTATGATGAGGAGCCGGACAAGGAGGGGATAAGGGTGGTGCTGCGCTTCAAATTCTCCATGGCCCCCGTCCAGATGGCGGTCCTCCCCCTCTCCCGCAAGGAAAACCTGACAAAGCTGGCCGGGGAGCTCTACTCCCGGCTGAGGAAGTCCTTCCGCTGCCAGTATGATGACGCCCAGAGCATAGGGCGGAGGTACCGCCGTCAGGACGAGATAGGCACCCCCCTCTGCTTGACGGTGGACTTCCAGTCCCTGGAGGACCACATGGCCACCCTGCGCCACCGGGACAGCATGGAGCAGATAAGGGTCCCCATCGCCGTCTTGGAGCCCACCCTCAGCGCCAAGCTGGAAGGCGAGTCCTTCCTCACCCTCCCCCCCGGCGGCCAGGTCTGGCTTGGTCAACGGGGAGAAAACTCAAGCTCCCCCTCTCCTTGA